One genomic window of Misgurnus anguillicaudatus chromosome 12, ASM2758022v2, whole genome shotgun sequence includes the following:
- the ewsr1a gene encoding EWS RNA-binding protein 1a isoform X2: MASAADYNTYSQAGGQQGYGSYAAQPSQSYGQNTQQSYGQQQGYGSYNQPADSTYSQTGSTSSNYGQQAYGTSYGQPPPASGGYSATPAAAQSYSQPAQGYGASSYDSTATTAAAAASATSTNPTSYGGQASYGAQSAYPGYTQQPASAAPPSYSAGSQQPAGYEQSSYSQQPQQNSYSQQQQPGGYQGQQGGYGQQSSYSQQGGYQQATPQQPQAPPTSYAPPSGSYGQPPASQYGQQGSTGGSYGQSDYKPSSQYGNYRQDHQNGGGYSGPESGGYGGPGEGRGMGGGENRGRGRGGFDRGMMRGGGGMRGGMNRGGMGIAGDRGGFIKPGGMESNLGRPEEQDDSENSTIYITGLTENATLEEMAEFFKHSGVIRINKRTGLHAINIYTDKDSGKPKGDATLSYEEPPSAKAAVEWFDGKDFQGKKLKVSMARRKPMMGMMRGGMPMRGDRGGMMGRGGMMGRGGMGRGGDRGGFMPRGGPRGMGRGGPTGGNMQQRAGDWQCPNAGCGNQNFAWRMECNQCKAPKPEGFGPPPFPPPGGDRGRGGPGGMRGRGGMDRGGPGGPGGFRGGRGGDRGGFRGGRGMDRGGFGGRGRGGPPMDDMGRRGRGMGPPGKMDMKGDHRQDRRERPY; the protein is encoded by the exons ATGGCGTCTGCTGCAG ATTACAATACTTACAGCCAGGCTGGAGGCCAGCAGGG GTATGGCTCCTATGCGGCCCAGCCCTCGCAAAGTTACGGACAGAACACCCAG CAGTCATATGGTCAACAACAAGGATATGGTTCATACAACCAGCCGGCGGATTCAACCTACTCTCAGACTGGTAGCACCTCAAGCAACTATGGTCAGCAGGCCTATGGAACTTCTTATGGACAACCACCACCAGCTAGTG GTGGTTATAGCGCCACTCCGGCCGCAGCTCAGAGCTACAGCCAACCTGCCCAGGGTTATGGAGCCAGCAGCTATGATTCAACTGCCACTACTGCTGCGGCTGCTGCTTCGGCCACCAGCACCAACCCAACCTCATATGGTGGGCAGGCCAGCTACGGCGCTCAGTCTGCTTATCCTGGATATACACAACAGCCTGCTTCGGCTGCACCTCCCAG TTACAGTGCTGGCAGCCAGCAGCCTGCTGGATATGAGCAGAGCTCTTATTCCCAGCAGCCTCAGCAAAACTCTTACTCGCAGCAGCAGCAACCGGGAGGATATCAAGGCCAACAAGGAGGATATGGACAGCAGAGCTCCTACAGCCAGCAGGGAGGATACCAACAAGCCACTCCCCAGCAGCCACAGGCTCCGCCTACCAGCTATGCTCCACCTTCTGGGTCCTATGGACAGCCTCCTGCGAGCCAGTACGGACAGCAGGGCAGCACTGGAGGAAGCTACGGCCAGTCAGATTACAAACCATCCAGCCAGTATG GTAATTACAGACAGGACCACCAGAACGGAGGCGGCTACTCGGGCCCTGAGTCTGGAGGATATGGGGGCCCTGGAGAGGGCCGAGGCATGGGAGGGGGGGAGAACCGCGGGCGTGGCCGGGGTGGGTTTGACCGGGGCATGATGCGAGGAGGTGGTGGCATGCGAGGGGGCATGAACCGAGGAGGAATGGG CATCGCTGGAGACAGAGGTGGCTTCATTAAGCCTGGTG GTATGGAGTCCAATTTGG GACGACCAGAAGAACAAGATGACTCGGAAAACAGCACCATCTACATTACTGGACTGACTGAGAATGCTACCCTGGAAGAAATGGCAGAGTTTTTCAAGCACAGCGGCGTTATTAGG ATAAACAAGCGAACAGGCCTGCATGCCATTAACATATACACAGACAAAGATTCTGGAAAACCCAAAGGTGATGCCACTTTGTCATACGAAGAGCCTCCATCTGCTAAGGCAGCAGTTGAGTGGTTTGATG GGAAAGATTTCCAGGGCAAGAAATTAAAAGTCTCGATGGCACGAAGGAAGCCCATGATGGGGATGATGCGTGGGGGCATGCCAATGAGAGGAGACCGTGGTGGCATGATGGGACGAGGAG GAATGATGGGTCGTGGTGGGATGGGTAGAGGTGGTGATCGAGGTGGATTCATGCCTCGTGGTGGTCCCAGGGGAATGGGCCGTGGTGGACCAACCGGAGGAAACATGCAGCAGAGGGCAGGAGACTGGCAGTGTCCAAATGCTGGATGTGGAAACCAGAACTTTGCCTGGAGGATGGAGTGTAACCAATGCAAGGCACCTAAACCTGAAGGATTCGGACCTCCACCTTTCCCTCCTCCAG GGGGTGACCGTGGTCGCGGTGGCCCCGGCGGCATGCGTGGTCGCGGTGGAATGGACCGTGGAGGTCCCGGGGGACCCGGAGGCTTCCGTGGGGGCAGAGGTGGAGATCGTGGTGGCTTCAGAGGAGGACGAGGCATGGACAGAGGAGGATTTGGCGGAAGGGGTCGTGGTGGGCCTCCTATGGATGACATGGGAAGGAGGGGACGAGGAATGGGACCACCTGGTAAAATGGATATGAA GGGAGACCATCGCCAGGACCGGAGAGAGAGACCATACTGA
- the ewsr1a gene encoding EWS RNA-binding protein 1a isoform X1, protein MASAADYNTYSQAGGQQGYGSYAAQPSQSYGQNTQQSYGQQQGYGSYNQPADSTYSQTGSTSSNYGQQAYGTSYGQPPPASGGYSATPAAAQSYSQPAQGYGASSYDSTATTAAAAASATSTNPTSYGGQASYGAQSAYPGYTQQPASAAPPSSYSAGSQQPAGYEQSSYSQQPQQNSYSQQQQPGGYQGQQGGYGQQSSYSQQGGYQQATPQQPQAPPTSYAPPSGSYGQPPASQYGQQGSTGGSYGQSDYKPSSQYGNYRQDHQNGGGYSGPESGGYGGPGEGRGMGGGENRGRGRGGFDRGMMRGGGGMRGGMNRGGMGIAGDRGGFIKPGDGNMGRPEEQDDSENSTIYITGLTENATLEEMAEFFKHSGVIRINKRTGLHAINIYTDKDSGKPKGDATLSYEEPPSAKAAVEWFDGKDFQGKKLKVSMARRKPMMGMMRGGMPMRGDRGGMMGRGGMMGRGGMGRGGDRGGFMPRGGPRGMGRGGPTGGNMQQRAGDWQCPNAGCGNQNFAWRMECNQCKAPKPEGFGPPPFPPPGGDRGRGGPGGMRGRGGMDRGGPGGPGGFRGGRGGDRGGFRGGRGMDRGGFGGRGRGGPPMDDMGRRGRGMGPPGKMDMKGDHRQDRRERPY, encoded by the exons ATGGCGTCTGCTGCAG ATTACAATACTTACAGCCAGGCTGGAGGCCAGCAGGG GTATGGCTCCTATGCGGCCCAGCCCTCGCAAAGTTACGGACAGAACACCCAG CAGTCATATGGTCAACAACAAGGATATGGTTCATACAACCAGCCGGCGGATTCAACCTACTCTCAGACTGGTAGCACCTCAAGCAACTATGGTCAGCAGGCCTATGGAACTTCTTATGGACAACCACCACCAGCTAGTG GTGGTTATAGCGCCACTCCGGCCGCAGCTCAGAGCTACAGCCAACCTGCCCAGGGTTATGGAGCCAGCAGCTATGATTCAACTGCCACTACTGCTGCGGCTGCTGCTTCGGCCACCAGCACCAACCCAACCTCATATGGTGGGCAGGCCAGCTACGGCGCTCAGTCTGCTTATCCTGGATATACACAACAGCCTGCTTCGGCTGCACCTCCCAG CAGTTACAGTGCTGGCAGCCAGCAGCCTGCTGGATATGAGCAGAGCTCTTATTCCCAGCAGCCTCAGCAAAACTCTTACTCGCAGCAGCAGCAACCGGGAGGATATCAAGGCCAACAAGGAGGATATGGACAGCAGAGCTCCTACAGCCAGCAGGGAGGATACCAACAAGCCACTCCCCAGCAGCCACAGGCTCCGCCTACCAGCTATGCTCCACCTTCTGGGTCCTATGGACAGCCTCCTGCGAGCCAGTACGGACAGCAGGGCAGCACTGGAGGAAGCTACGGCCAGTCAGATTACAAACCATCCAGCCAGTATG GTAATTACAGACAGGACCACCAGAACGGAGGCGGCTACTCGGGCCCTGAGTCTGGAGGATATGGGGGCCCTGGAGAGGGCCGAGGCATGGGAGGGGGGGAGAACCGCGGGCGTGGCCGGGGTGGGTTTGACCGGGGCATGATGCGAGGAGGTGGTGGCATGCGAGGGGGCATGAACCGAGGAGGAATGGG CATCGCTGGAGACAGAGGTGGCTTCATTAAGCCTGGTG ATGGTAACATGG GACGACCAGAAGAACAAGATGACTCGGAAAACAGCACCATCTACATTACTGGACTGACTGAGAATGCTACCCTGGAAGAAATGGCAGAGTTTTTCAAGCACAGCGGCGTTATTAGG ATAAACAAGCGAACAGGCCTGCATGCCATTAACATATACACAGACAAAGATTCTGGAAAACCCAAAGGTGATGCCACTTTGTCATACGAAGAGCCTCCATCTGCTAAGGCAGCAGTTGAGTGGTTTGATG GGAAAGATTTCCAGGGCAAGAAATTAAAAGTCTCGATGGCACGAAGGAAGCCCATGATGGGGATGATGCGTGGGGGCATGCCAATGAGAGGAGACCGTGGTGGCATGATGGGACGAGGAG GAATGATGGGTCGTGGTGGGATGGGTAGAGGTGGTGATCGAGGTGGATTCATGCCTCGTGGTGGTCCCAGGGGAATGGGCCGTGGTGGACCAACCGGAGGAAACATGCAGCAGAGGGCAGGAGACTGGCAGTGTCCAAATGCTGGATGTGGAAACCAGAACTTTGCCTGGAGGATGGAGTGTAACCAATGCAAGGCACCTAAACCTGAAGGATTCGGACCTCCACCTTTCCCTCCTCCAG GGGGTGACCGTGGTCGCGGTGGCCCCGGCGGCATGCGTGGTCGCGGTGGAATGGACCGTGGAGGTCCCGGGGGACCCGGAGGCTTCCGTGGGGGCAGAGGTGGAGATCGTGGTGGCTTCAGAGGAGGACGAGGCATGGACAGAGGAGGATTTGGCGGAAGGGGTCGTGGTGGGCCTCCTATGGATGACATGGGAAGGAGGGGACGAGGAATGGGACCACCTGGTAAAATGGATATGAA GGGAGACCATCGCCAGGACCGGAGAGAGAGACCATACTGA